A section of the Ignavibacteriales bacterium genome encodes:
- a CDS encoding S8 family serine peptidase: MKKLLLILVLVMCWGNLYSQTAEISERLRQKMASPNPLEYTKVLVMLNDQVDMVALDSYLYQVRADAKLRAKTVITALMEKAQNTQGPLLSYLNQQMSLGKVRVVKPFWITNTIMFEATPDVIINVSKRSDVGVMDIDAELDYDRPVDEQPDVDNPASTENGLKVINAHLLWQMGVTGVGRLVMGDDTGVDETHPALNYKWRGNTVPWYHAWIDPNGGSSNPSDCDGHGTHTLGTMCGRGTTDTVGVAIDAEWIAAKTICGGNSTSNHMVSWQWAMNPDSNVNTINDMPDAIGNSWWDPSISNECSSVYVGMLNSMEAAGIAIVFSCGNSGPGTSTITRPKNINTNPVNAFCVGNINGNTSFPWTINSSSSRGPSICGGSGTLLIKPEVCAPGTSVRSCVPGGGYGLKTGTSMACPHIVGSVALLRSAFPNKTGKEILEALHSTARDLGTPGEDNTYGNGVIDVFAAYQQLSSSSGSTSNYAMTLPTPGVNTNYLSIPHQSSMVGFGNNITIEGWMNIGGSTTSNTLLNKGGSSFDYQLGINSSGNPFFRAQGTIVIANTIIMPVGIWKHLAVTYDGSTVRFYVDGIESFTQSEALTFGASTNEMRIGRGGSDPGSGAIDEVRLWSVARTQSQIDSSKCLKYPSQFGSVAGLKAVWHFDSTFVDSVSGYSGTPTSASVGFDTASLPCVLTNLTGNSNILPQSISLKQNYPNPFNPTTKISFDIPKQDFVSLKVYDITGREVETLISRQLNAGTYLVDFDGSQLSSGVYFYKLQAGNFVEVKRMILLK, from the coding sequence ATGAAGAAACTATTACTAATTTTAGTTCTGGTTATGTGCTGGGGAAATTTATATTCACAAACTGCTGAAATATCAGAACGTTTGAGGCAGAAGATGGCTTCACCAAATCCGCTGGAATACACAAAGGTACTTGTAATGCTGAATGACCAGGTAGATATGGTGGCGCTAGATTCATACCTTTACCAAGTAAGAGCAGACGCAAAATTAAGAGCGAAGACGGTGATCACCGCTTTAATGGAAAAGGCTCAAAACACACAGGGACCTCTTCTTTCATATCTCAATCAACAAATGTCACTTGGAAAAGTTCGTGTAGTAAAACCATTCTGGATCACTAATACAATAATGTTTGAAGCAACACCGGATGTAATAATTAATGTCTCTAAAAGATCCGACGTCGGAGTAATGGATATCGATGCCGAATTGGATTATGACCGGCCGGTAGATGAACAGCCCGATGTTGATAATCCGGCTTCAACTGAAAATGGTTTGAAAGTTATCAATGCTCACCTGTTGTGGCAAATGGGTGTCACAGGTGTCGGACGTTTGGTTATGGGTGATGATACGGGTGTAGATGAAACACACCCTGCATTGAATTACAAATGGCGCGGAAACACAGTGCCATGGTATCATGCATGGATAGATCCCAACGGCGGGTCGAGTAATCCCAGTGATTGTGACGGTCACGGGACACATACGCTTGGGACGATGTGCGGAAGGGGAACAACGGATACGGTTGGTGTTGCGATAGATGCCGAATGGATAGCAGCAAAGACAATATGCGGCGGTAACTCGACAAGTAATCACATGGTTTCATGGCAGTGGGCAATGAATCCGGACAGCAATGTAAATACGATAAACGATATGCCGGATGCGATTGGTAATTCATGGTGGGATCCGAGTATTTCAAATGAGTGTTCAAGTGTTTATGTAGGTATGCTTAACTCTATGGAAGCTGCAGGGATAGCGATAGTATTTTCATGTGGAAATTCAGGTCCCGGAACGTCGACAATTACCCGACCAAAGAATATTAATACTAATCCCGTAAATGCTTTTTGTGTGGGAAATATTAACGGGAATACTTCCTTTCCATGGACGATAAACAGTTCATCATCCAGAGGTCCTTCGATCTGCGGCGGATCGGGAACATTGCTGATAAAGCCGGAAGTTTGCGCTCCGGGTACCAGTGTCAGATCGTGTGTTCCCGGCGGCGGATACGGATTAAAGACCGGAACATCTATGGCATGTCCTCATATAGTAGGTTCGGTAGCGCTATTAAGGTCGGCATTCCCGAACAAAACCGGTAAGGAGATACTGGAAGCATTGCATAGTACTGCAAGAGACCTGGGTACTCCTGGTGAAGATAATACATACGGAAACGGTGTGATTGATGTATTTGCGGCATACCAGCAATTGTCATCTTCATCGGGTTCAACATCGAATTATGCAATGACCCTTCCAACTCCGGGCGTAAATACGAATTATCTTTCTATACCGCACCAATCAAGTATGGTTGGATTTGGAAATAATATTACCATCGAAGGGTGGATGAATATCGGAGGTTCTACAACATCAAACACTCTTTTGAATAAGGGTGGAAGTTCATTCGACTACCAGCTCGGTATTAATTCAAGCGGTAATCCTTTCTTCAGAGCACAAGGTACGATAGTTATTGCAAATACCATTATAATGCCGGTCGGTATATGGAAACATCTTGCTGTAACATATGACGGTTCTACTGTAAGATTTTATGTAGATGGCATCGAAAGTTTTACGCAAAGCGAGGCACTGACATTTGGGGCATCAACAAATGAAATGCGGATAGGAAGAGGAGGCAGTGATCCGGGTTCCGGTGCGATCGATGAAGTCCGTTTGTGGAGTGTTGCAAGGACACAAAGCCAGATCGATTCTTCCAAATGTCTTAAGTATCCATCGCAGTTCGGATCGGTTGCCGGATTAAAAGCGGTATGGCATTTTGACAGTACATTTGTTGATTCGGTAAGCGGTTATAGCGGAACACCGACTTCGGCAAGTGTTGGGTTCGATACTGCATCGCTGCCATGTGTATTAACAAATCTGACGGGCAATAGTAATATTCTTCCGCAGAGTATTTCTCTAAAACAAAATTATCCAAATCCGTTTAATCCAACAACAAAGATAAGTTTTGATATTCCAAAGCAGGATTTTGTTTCGCTTAAGGTATATGACATAACCGGAAGAGAAGTTGAAACGCTTATTAGCAGGCAATTAAACGCTGGAACATATTTAGTTGATTTTGACGGCAGTCAGCTAAGCAGCGGGGTTTACTTTTATAAGCTACAAGCAGGTAATTTTGTTGAAGTTAAAAGGATGATATTATTGAAGTAA
- a CDS encoding T9SS type A sorting domain-containing protein: MAQSPDEPSPRWIIPQPRITDVIPVQENYVHPVKDPWVVQTDGGSFIVSPNIRVHPTSVTSQTEVVLASHPTNPNILFGSSNAARLTGGSFINEGVYVSTDGGLTWGGSSDTVNAPNLNDQRGDPGPTIDKNGRFIQTHLTSTTNFGGVTGMGANYSTNNGLTWSSTFQVSLSSNDDKNLACSDNVPSSPFYGNSYMTWCRFSGGTSGNSMVARTTDGGVTWGSPIQINSTPASHFAQGNDIRVGPGGVVYAVWVAESSTSPFPADFMGFSKSTNGGLNWTTTENAVDMNGSRSASFGGWGTRVNDFMRMDVDVTGGPRNGWIYAVNTQNSLSPAGSDPDIILSRSTDGGTTWTKHRVNQDAINNGKNQWFPVVTVDNGGAVNVIFLDNRNFPNADSCGVWIARSLDGGTTWTDFEISDHHFKPIPEPGFSGGYYGDYIGLTSSGGKLHAFWMDNKAGLYNAWYCNVTVANNPLNSFNLQTPSAGVTVTTLPGSSTTTTFTWDTSATGASYKWIFGTSLPTRQITQSAGTNNLTMTLGQLDNILANLGVSQGGQLVGSWDVWAFRPNPPANDSLKATNGPRTITLRRGTPALNAFNLVAPANNTTITTSGFNNSNVNFQWTRSGSGTNYKWKFGSPTIGTVVLNLPSNTGGTDSLLTLVNSGLDVMLGNIGLNPGDSLVGQWAVWAYNATDSLKSTQTYNLTLKRQAKGDVLIAYDSTQANCRISRDSVVSVLNLLGVTYDLYNRGVQASSGSITFRGYKKVIVLGEGTSSFNTTIKDSLISYSTSGGTTPSTKAKIIIFSEDVGYNYARSGSTYQDLNFSQNVLGFDYIADRPTSGAAQGLIGDIINPGQRDSTYGAWPEVIKIHSGTGTHTLDRFRVHSANPDSANGVGSWRTNYNVAVLGLDVESLRNSIGGASGSPVYRFVKGAMDYVDQTIVGIDPQSNVIPDRFSLYQNYPNPFNPSTTIKFDIPKQSIVTMKIYDIAGREVARLLNSVQYNAGAYAINFDASYLASGVYFYRIEAGDFVEIKKMMLIK, from the coding sequence ATGGCTCAATCTCCGGATGAACCCAGCCCACGCTGGATAATTCCGCAGCCAAGGATAACCGATGTGATCCCAGTACAGGAAAATTATGTCCATCCCGTTAAGGATCCGTGGGTAGTACAAACCGATGGAGGTTCTTTTATTGTAAGTCCAAACATAAGAGTACATCCCACATCAGTCACTTCTCAGACCGAAGTAGTTTTAGCAAGTCATCCGACAAATCCAAATATACTATTTGGTTCATCTAATGCTGCAAGATTAACAGGCGGTTCATTTATTAATGAAGGTGTATATGTATCAACCGATGGAGGATTAACATGGGGAGGAAGCTCGGATACAGTTAATGCTCCAAACCTAAACGACCAGAGGGGAGACCCCGGTCCAACAATAGATAAAAACGGACGTTTCATCCAGACTCACCTGACAAGTACGACTAATTTCGGTGGTGTTACAGGTATGGGTGCAAATTATTCAACCAATAACGGATTGACATGGTCCTCGACATTCCAGGTTTCGTTAAGTTCAAATGACGATAAAAACCTTGCTTGTTCAGACAATGTACCATCAAGTCCTTTTTATGGAAATTCGTATATGACATGGTGCCGATTCTCCGGCGGTACTTCCGGAAACAGCATGGTTGCAAGAACAACCGACGGAGGTGTAACATGGGGTTCCCCGATCCAAATAAATTCAACTCCTGCAAGTCACTTTGCACAGGGAAATGACATCAGGGTAGGTCCGGGCGGAGTTGTATACGCAGTCTGGGTAGCCGAGTCATCAACAAGTCCTTTCCCGGCAGATTTTATGGGATTCTCAAAATCAACAAACGGTGGTTTGAACTGGACCACAACTGAGAATGCAGTAGATATGAATGGAAGCCGTTCAGCTAGTTTTGGTGGTTGGGGTACAAGAGTTAACGATTTCATGAGAATGGACGTCGATGTAACGGGCGGTCCGAGAAACGGATGGATATATGCAGTAAATACACAAAACAGTTTATCACCAGCAGGAAGTGACCCTGACATTATACTTTCAAGGTCGACTGACGGCGGTACTACCTGGACAAAGCACAGAGTAAACCAGGATGCAATCAATAACGGAAAAAATCAATGGTTCCCGGTCGTTACAGTTGATAACGGTGGAGCCGTTAATGTAATATTCTTAGATAATAGGAACTTCCCGAATGCAGACTCATGCGGTGTGTGGATTGCAAGGTCTCTAGACGGAGGAACTACCTGGACAGATTTTGAAATTAGTGATCACCATTTCAAGCCGATCCCGGAACCGGGATTCTCAGGCGGTTACTATGGTGACTATATAGGCTTAACATCCAGCGGTGGAAAACTTCACGCATTCTGGATGGACAATAAAGCAGGATTATACAATGCATGGTACTGTAACGTAACTGTTGCAAATAATCCTTTAAATTCATTTAACCTGCAAACACCGTCAGCAGGTGTTACAGTGACGACCTTGCCGGGATCAAGCACTACAACAACATTCACGTGGGATACTTCGGCAACAGGCGCATCGTATAAATGGATATTTGGTACATCGTTACCAACAAGACAGATCACTCAGTCAGCCGGCACGAATAACTTAACAATGACCCTTGGTCAGCTAGATAATATTCTTGCTAATCTAGGTGTGTCACAAGGCGGACAGTTAGTCGGTTCATGGGACGTGTGGGCATTCAGACCCAATCCACCGGCTAATGACTCATTGAAAGCTACGAACGGTCCCAGGACGATCACATTAAGAAGGGGAACTCCGGCATTGAATGCGTTCAATCTCGTTGCTCCGGCAAACAATACAACTATTACTACATCAGGATTTAATAACTCCAACGTTAACTTCCAGTGGACAAGGTCAGGTTCAGGAACGAATTACAAATGGAAATTCGGTTCACCGACTATCGGAACAGTTGTACTCAATCTGCCATCAAATACGGGCGGTACTGATTCACTGTTAACACTTGTAAATTCCGGTTTGGATGTAATGCTCGGAAACATCGGATTAAACCCGGGGGATTCACTAGTAGGGCAGTGGGCAGTGTGGGCATATAATGCAACAGACTCACTGAAATCAACACAGACCTATAATCTTACCCTTAAGAGGCAGGCAAAAGGCGACGTTCTTATCGCTTATGACTCAACACAGGCAAACTGCCGTATCTCAAGGGATTCGGTTGTCAGTGTTCTAAACCTTTTAGGCGTTACATATGACCTTTATAATAGAGGAGTACAAGCCTCTTCCGGTTCTATTACATTCAGAGGTTATAAAAAGGTTATCGTGCTAGGTGAAGGTACAAGCTCATTCAATACGACGATCAAGGATTCATTGATTTCATATTCCACTTCGGGCGGTACTACACCATCGACAAAAGCAAAGATCATTATCTTCTCAGAAGACGTCGGTTATAACTATGCAAGATCAGGATCAACTTACCAGGACTTAAACTTCTCACAAAACGTTCTGGGATTTGATTATATTGCTGACAGACCGACATCAGGTGCTGCTCAGGGACTCATTGGTGATATTATTAATCCTGGTCAGAGGGATAGTACATACGGAGCGTGGCCGGAAGTAATCAAGATCCACTCCGGTACCGGAACACATACACTGGACAGGTTCAGAGTACACAGTGCAAACCCGGACAGCGCAAACGGTGTTGGAAGCTGGAGAACAAATTATAACGTTGCTGTGCTCGGATTAGACGTTGAGTCACTAAGAAATTCGATCGGTGGTGCATCAGGTTCACCGGTTTACAGATTTGTAAAGGGCGCAATGGATTATGTTGACCAGACTATTGTGGGAATCGACCCGCAATCAAATGTTATCCCGGATAGATTCTCGTTATATCAGAACTATCCAAATCCGTTTAACCCAAGCACAACTATAAAATTCGACATACCGAAACAAAGCATCGTAACAATGAAGATATATGACATTGCGGGCAGAGAAGTTGCAAGGTTATTGAACAGCGTTCAATACAATGCCGGCGCGTATGCCATTAACTTCGATGCTTCATATCTTGCAAGTGGTGTTTACTTCTACAGGATCGAAGCAGGTGACTTTGTTGAAATAAAGAAGATGATGCTTATAAAGTAA
- a CDS encoding T9SS type A sorting domain-containing protein has protein sequence MRKIALFIPILILSYIFFTGQSDQIPNAGNDDLPGGKRIYQMKDGGGIVAVNPPRMVFQSPNRQYRFAEAFTHPTNLNIFFAASVTDLGIGAYATTNGGVTWMGSDTLSGQGNFSGYFKPSISSSGDFYLGLARDLLRSSNNGSTWTYAASPPQLGHSSFSIDNNPTSPYFGRMYHTGQGGGSGNLQASATYSTNSGSTWDALDTINNIIFFPLTYPEGFDLEIGPQGNVYVCYADVEYDVPFDGPSFVVERYWSVSRSTNGGVDWQGPLRISISGVGRKYFLGNTIYKLNSYPKIDVDKSGGSRNGWVYMTGTEREGSIAQDSADIVLRRSTDNGVSFPFQTRVNQDTPGNKKYQYTPAIKVDSYGGINIIYYDSRESTREDSVKVYMSRSVDGGVTWTDFPISERVFQPIESGQEIHSLGITQSGNQLWPFWTSMESGMVKLWTAPVEIGPVIVHDKIGDSENLSGPYTVNASILENNSSINGSETKVFWSRNGGAITNSITMTNSGGNNWTANIPGNGSPAEYRYYITTQDALGRVSTSPYGAPVGYNTFFAAPDTTPPMIKYEQLDDKVALEDLPFYIDLDVNENAYIDSVYVRLYKNEQTTPTHVLLQNLGGNRYAGQLIGSGGAVVGDSIRYKIFAVDNSGAGNVDSTDLYKVTIYDVPFFETFPLSSTGGEPWNSTRWTSNAYIYHRQYLGFGFRFPSEPALGFFDSQYYGTLNPLNLGSAQDTKLTLSFYLYWGHTQMANDSLLITYKDTSNNWKPLASIPGPFNSFGGAPYPPVSIEFPPDVNVSNFQFKLRASNSSHYGFVIFDDIKVLREKRNDEIALSDNFSFPFLNQGSWNQTSGNFKVINKDSAIGGTYPFAVPSEPYFLSIRGDGTLESRSRDLSGFAAATLFMKQSEYDLEPGETVHVEFFDQTRAWQPLFDLNGSDNNSFVPFTDKVFILPTAALHSEFKLRFRSEGLEADDEWFIDNIFINQGTFTGNELTQNSIPERFALHQNYPNPFNPTTKINFDIPRQSFVKLKIYDILGREMSTLVNSEYPPGTHSFDFNGSNLASGVYFYRLEAGDFVQIKKMVLIK, from the coding sequence ATGAGAAAAATAGCACTATTTATCCCTATTTTAATATTATCCTATATTTTCTTTACGGGGCAATCAGACCAAATCCCAAATGCAGGTAATGACGATCTGCCCGGCGGGAAAAGAATATATCAAATGAAGGACGGAGGTGGAATAGTAGCAGTAAACCCGCCCAGGATGGTTTTCCAGAGTCCGAACAGGCAGTACAGATTTGCCGAAGCCTTCACACATCCAACAAATCTTAATATCTTCTTTGCTGCTTCAGTTACAGATCTAGGAATAGGTGCATATGCTACTACGAACGGAGGTGTTACATGGATGGGATCGGATACACTAAGCGGGCAAGGAAATTTTAGTGGATATTTTAAACCCTCGATATCTAGCTCCGGAGACTTTTATCTTGGTTTGGCAAGGGATTTATTGCGTTCCTCAAATAACGGATCTACATGGACGTATGCCGCGAGTCCTCCTCAGTTAGGGCATAGTTCATTTAGTATCGATAATAATCCAACAAGCCCTTATTTCGGCAGGATGTACCACACCGGACAGGGAGGCGGCAGCGGTAACTTGCAAGCAAGTGCGACATATAGCACCAATTCCGGTTCGACCTGGGACGCACTTGATACAATAAACAACATAATATTTTTCCCTTTAACATATCCTGAAGGATTTGATCTGGAAATAGGACCTCAGGGAAATGTATATGTTTGTTACGCAGATGTGGAATATGATGTTCCTTTTGATGGACCTTCATTTGTGGTAGAAAGATATTGGTCGGTTTCCCGTTCAACAAACGGCGGTGTCGATTGGCAGGGTCCATTAAGAATTTCTATCAGTGGAGTAGGCAGGAAATACTTTCTAGGAAATACTATTTATAAACTTAACAGTTATCCGAAAATTGATGTTGATAAATCCGGCGGATCAAGGAACGGATGGGTTTATATGACCGGAACGGAGCGGGAAGGAAGCATAGCTCAGGATTCGGCTGATATAGTTTTACGCAGATCGACTGATAACGGAGTATCGTTTCCTTTTCAAACGCGTGTCAATCAAGATACTCCCGGTAATAAAAAATACCAATATACTCCCGCTATCAAGGTAGATTCTTATGGAGGAATTAATATTATTTATTATGACAGCAGGGAATCAACCAGAGAAGATTCTGTAAAAGTATATATGTCGAGATCAGTCGATGGAGGTGTTACTTGGACAGACTTTCCGATAAGTGAAAGGGTCTTCCAGCCAATTGAATCCGGACAGGAGATACATTCATTAGGGATCACTCAATCAGGAAATCAACTCTGGCCCTTCTGGACGAGCATGGAGTCCGGCATGGTAAAGTTATGGACAGCTCCGGTTGAGATCGGACCTGTGATAGTACATGATAAAATAGGTGACTCGGAAAATCTCAGCGGTCCGTATACTGTCAATGCCAGTATACTGGAAAATAACTCTTCGATCAATGGTTCTGAAACAAAAGTATTCTGGTCAAGAAATGGAGGAGCAATAACGAATTCGATAACAATGACAAACTCCGGGGGCAATAACTGGACAGCGAACATTCCCGGAAATGGTTCGCCCGCCGAATATAGATATTACATTACAACGCAAGACGCTCTAGGTAGGGTAAGTACCTCACCATATGGAGCGCCGGTCGGTTATAATACATTCTTTGCGGCTCCGGATACAACTCCGCCAATGATCAAATATGAACAGCTTGATGATAAAGTCGCGCTGGAAGATCTTCCATTCTATATTGATCTGGATGTTAACGAAAATGCTTATATAGATTCGGTTTATGTAAGGCTATACAAAAATGAACAGACAACTCCGACACATGTTCTGCTTCAAAATCTCGGAGGTAACAGGTATGCCGGACAATTGATCGGTAGTGGAGGAGCAGTAGTAGGGGACTCGATAAGATACAAAATATTTGCTGTAGACAATTCTGGTGCAGGCAATGTGGACTCGACTGATCTATATAAAGTTACAATTTATGATGTTCCGTTTTTTGAGACTTTTCCATTGTCCTCTACCGGGGGAGAGCCATGGAACAGCACCAGATGGACTTCTAATGCATATATATATCACCGCCAATATCTTGGCTTTGGGTTCAGATTTCCTTCCGAACCGGCTTTAGGATTTTTTGACAGCCAATATTATGGTACTTTGAATCCACTTAATCTAGGCTCCGCACAAGACACAAAACTTACATTATCGTTTTATCTTTATTGGGGCCATACACAAATGGCTAATGACTCATTACTCATAACATATAAAGATACAAGCAATAACTGGAAACCACTTGCAAGCATACCCGGTCCATTCAATAGTTTCGGAGGAGCTCCATATCCGCCGGTTTCGATAGAATTCCCTCCGGATGTAAATGTTTCTAATTTCCAATTTAAGCTTAGAGCATCCAATAGCTCACACTACGGATTTGTAATTTTCGACGACATTAAAGTATTAAGAGAAAAGCGTAATGATGAAATTGCTCTCAGTGATAATTTTTCATTTCCATTTTTGAATCAGGGCAGTTGGAATCAAACATCAGGAAACTTTAAAGTAATCAATAAAGATAGCGCGATAGGTGGTACATATCCATTTGCTGTTCCATCTGAGCCGTATTTCCTTAGCATAAGAGGAGATGGAACATTGGAGTCACGGAGCAGGGACCTCAGCGGTTTTGCTGCAGCAACATTATTTATGAAACAAAGTGAGTATGATCTCGAACCCGGCGAGACAGTTCATGTCGAGTTTTTTGATCAAACAAGAGCATGGCAGCCGTTGTTCGATCTCAATGGCAGTGATAACAATTCATTTGTTCCCTTTACTGATAAAGTATTTATTCTCCCTACTGCGGCACTTCATTCCGAATTCAAATTAAGATTCAGGAGTGAAGGATTGGAAGCCGATGACGAATGGTTTATCGATAATATCTTTATCAATCAGGGTACGTTTACCGGTAACGAGTTAACACAAAATTCCATCCCGGAGCGGTTTGCACTGCATCAGAACTATCCAAATCCGTTTAACCCCACCACAAAGATAAACTTTGATATCCCCAGGCAGAGTTTTGTTAAACTGAAGATCTATGACATACTTGGAAGAGAAATGAGCACTTTAGTAAACTCAGAATATCCTCCGGGGACACATAGTTTTGATTTTAATGGATCGAACCTTGCCAGTGGAGTTTATTTTTATCGCTTAGAAGCTGGTGACTTTGTTCAAATAAAGAAGATGGTTTTAATAAAGTAA